Genomic window (Bosea vaviloviae):
CGCGCGCCCTCCTCATGCCAGTCGATCCGCGCCTCGATGCGCTCGCCATCGACCAGCAGGGCCAGGCCCAGCGCCGGCTGCGGCATCAATGAGAACCCATCCGCGACAAGCCAGGGCGAGCGCGCCTCGCCATCGGAACGCCCTGCAGCGGCCAGCAGCCCGTCCGCCTGCCGCTCCTCCTCCAATTGCAGCGCGGCGGCGGCCACGGCGGCGGCGTCGAGCGGCTGCGGCTCGGCTCCCAGCGCCGCGATATTGCGCTCGATGAAGCCGGTGTCGAAGGAGCCTTCGCGGAAGCCTTGCGCCTCCGTCAGCGCCTTCAGGAAAGCGAGATTGGTACGCGGTCCCGCAACGATGGTCTCGCCCAGCGCCGCGCCGAGCCTGTCCAGCGCCTCATCGCGCGTCGCGCCATGGGCGATCACCTTGGCGATCATCGGATCGTAGAATGGCGTCACCGTATCGCCGGCCTCGACGCCTGTATCGATGCGGATGCTCTCGCCTTCCGGGAACCGCAGCGCCCAGAGCTTGCCCGTCGAGGGCAAAAAGCCCTTTTCGGGATCCTCGGCGTAAAGCCTGGCCTCGACGGCATGGCCGGTGGCGGTGACGTCAGCTTGCGAAAAACCCAGCGGCTCGCCGGCCGCGACCTTGAGCTGGAGCTCGACAAGGTCGAGCCCGGTGATCGCCTCGGTAACGGGATGCTCGACCTGGAGGCGGGTGTTCATCTCCATGAAGTAGAAGCGGTCGGCGCGCAGGCCCTCGCGGCCGTCCGCAATGAACTCGACCGTGCCGGCCCCGACATAGCCGACGGCTTTCGCGGCCTCCGTCGCGGCCTTGCCCATGGCGGCGCGGACCTCGTCGCTCATGCCGGGCGCCGGCGCCTCCTCGATCACCTTCTGGTGGCGGCGCTGCAGCGAGCAGTCGCGCTCATAGAGGTGGACGACATTGCCGTGGCTGTCGCCGAAGACCTGGATTTCGACATGGCGCGGCGAGAGCACATATTTCTCGACCAGCACGCGCGCATCGCCGAAAGCGCTCTTGCCCTCGCGCTGGGCGCTGGCGAGCGCATCGTCGAAGTCCTCGGGTCGGTCGACCTTCTTCATGCCCTTGCCGCCGCCGCCCGCGACCGCCTTGATCAGGACGGGGTAGCCGATGCGCCGCGCTTCCGCGCGCAGGAAATCGGCGCCCTGCTCGACGCCGTGATAGCCCGGCACCACCGGCACATTGGCCTTCTCGACCAGCGCCTTGGCGGCGTCCTTCAAACCCATCGCCCGGATGGCCGAGGCCGGCGGGCCCACAAAAACGATGCCGGCCTTGGCGCAGGCCTCGGCAAAATCGGCGTTCTCGGAGAGGAAGCCATAGCCCGGATGGATGCAGGCCGCATTCGCCTGTTTCGCGACAGCCAGAATCTTCTCGGCGTCGAGATAGCTTTCACGCGCCGGCGACGGGCCGATATGCCAGGCCTCGTCGGCCATCTCGACGAAGAGCGCCTCGGCATCCGCATCGGAATAGACCGCGATGGTGCGCAGGCCCAGCCGCCGGGCGGTGCGGATGACGCGGCAGGCGATCTCGCCGCGGTTGGCGATCAGGATGGAGGGCAGTTTCGCAGCGATCGACATGGGTGGCATCCTCGAACGGGTGCCGCCTTTATAGCCGGGAGATCGCCCCTGTCGCCGCCTTGTTCTGCAAATCCGGCTTCGCGGCTTCGAGCCGGCGCACCGAGCGCCAGATCGCCCATGTCGCCTGGAAGCACAGGCCGGCGACGAAGAGATCGAACAGATATTCCGGCCAGCGGACGGGCGCCAATCGTGCGAACAACCCCATCAGGGCAAAACCCGTGGTCGAGATCACGTCGTTGCGGGAGGACAGCCAGGTCGCCTTGATCACCGGATTATCCTGTCGCCGGAAACGCCAGAGCAGGCCGACGATCACGACGGCGACGATGACCGCGCTCGCGGCGGAGAATTCCAGCGCCCAGAGATCGATCGGGCGCGGGCGTGCTATCTTGTCCCAGAGGTCGTAGAGCGTGTGAAACCCCGCCACAGCCATCACCGCGCCGATCGTGAGCGCGGCGAGCTTCTCAGCGCGCCCATCGCGGCCGAAAACCAGCGCCGCGATGCCGTAGAGCGCGACGTCATAGACCCAGTCGACGCCGTCCTTGAACAATTGCGCATTGCCGGCGGCCAGCGCCCAGGCGACGACGCCGGCAGCGAAAACCAGGATGCCGAGCGCGATGCCCCAGATGGTGCGGGTATAGGCACGGGCGATGGCGGTGCTCACGGCCCCGGCGACACCCTCCTCGTCATGGTCGGGCTTGTCCCGACCATCCATGTCTTCCGACGTCTGAGGTGAACCGACGGATGACAAGCGGAGCACTCCGGAGCGAACACCTCACCTGTCACGCATCCGGCCTGCGTCGCAAGACGTGGATGGTCGGGACAAGCCCGACCATGACGGTGAACGCTTCGCCCCTCGCTCCGAAACGAATCCTCACCCGCGCCCGACGAATGGCATCTTCGACGCCATCACCGTCATGAACTGCACATTCGCCTCGATCGGCAGGCTCGCCATGTGCAGCACCGAGGTCGCGACATGGTTCACGTCCATGACCTGCTCGATCTTGATCGAACCGTCCGCCTGCGGCACGCCCTGCGTCATGCGCTGCGCCATCTCGGTCAGCGCGTTACCGATATCGACCTGGCCGACGGCAATGTCGTATTTGCGCCCGTCGAGCGACGAGGTCTTGGTCAGGCCGGTGATGGCGTGCTTGGTCGCGGTATAGGCGATCGAGTTCGGCCGCGGCGCATAAGCCGAGATCGAGCCGTTATTGATGATGCGCCCGCCCTTGGGCTCCTGCGCCTTCATCAGCTTGAAGGCCTCCTGCGTGCACAGGAACGGCCCGGTCAGGTTGGTGTCGACCACCGCCTGCCACTGCTCGAGCGAGAGGTCTTCCAGCAGGATGCCGCCGGGCGCATTGACGCCGGCATTGTTGAACAGCACGTCGAGCCGCCCGAACGCGGCCTTGGTCTTGGCGAAGAGGTTCTGCACCGAAGCCTGGTCGGTGACGTCGGTGGGTACGGCCAGCGCCTGCTCGGCGGGCACGCCCGAGAGCTTGATCGTCTCCGCCAGCGCGTCCGCCCGGCGCCCGGCCAGGACCGTGCGATAGCCGTCCTTCAGGAAAGCGAGCGCGACCGCGCGCCCGACGCCCGAACCCGCTCCGGTGATGATGGCGACCTTGTTATGCCCAGACATGCGTATCCTCGCGTTTTTTCTCAGTTCAACCGTTTGAAGGCGGCCGCGACCATAGCAGCGCATGCAGCATACGGAAGAGCCGGCGATGCAGGGCAACCGCGCATTCCGTTGCGGGCGGCGGCCTGCTCAAGGGCGGCGGTGCCTGGAGCGTGGTGCATGAAGTGATTGGGTTGGGGTGGCGACCATCATCGCCCTCGCGCACCCACCGTCATGCTCGGGCTCGTCCCACGACTGTCCGGTTCGCCGCGAGCCCCGATCGAAAAGCTCCATTCATCGCAGGTATTCCAGCGGGCGGGGACGAATGAGACAGGCGCGGGGAACCCCTCTCCCGGATGGGAGAAGGGCAGGGATGAGGGTGTGCCGCTGATTATCGAGGTGCGACTGCACCGCAGCGCCGGCTTCATCCTGAAAGCCCAGGAGTCGAAGCGGAGCCGCTTGTGCGATCTGGTTGTCTGGCCTGCCCTCATCCCTGCCCTTCTCCCACACGGGAGAAGGGTTCCCCGCGCCCTTCATTCGGCACTTCGCTTCATCTCGCCTGTGAGGGGAGAGCCGTGCATGATCCGCTCAGGCCCCCCAACCGGACAGCAGGGGCGCGTCCGGAGTATCCACATCTTGACCACGCCCTCGACCAGAGAAGACGTGGATGGTCGGCACAAGGCTGGCCATGACGAGAGAGCAAACCACGCCGTCATCCCGGAGACCCTCAGGCACTGCCCTCGGCCGACCCAAGGGCGCAGCTCCGCCGCACCGATCCGGGACTCAAACGGCTCGGATCTGCTCCTCGAACTCTTCGGGAATCGCTCCGTGGCGAGCGAGCACGTCGATCGCGCTGACCTCGCCGGTTTCGTCATCAGCGACGACATGCACCACGGCAACGCCCTCGGCGGTCCGGCCAAGGCGTTCGCCGTCCGACAAGGCGTGATGCTTCGTCCTCGCTAGTACGCGCTGGCCCGGAACCAGGCGCTTGCGATGCGTCCTGAACGGCTGGAGAAAGAAACTGTCGACGGTTGCCATGGCTTACACTCGATTCTTTTCGTTCTTATTTTGTTCTGATACGCGAAGGCGCCGGGCCTGTCATCCCAGCAAGACCAGCAATCGAGCATAGCCTCGCAACCCTGACCCGGATGACATCGAATGGGACCTCGCAAATCCCGTCGTCGAGTGTGGCAGCAAACGGGCTGCGCTCGGAGCCGCCCCGTTGGCCGATGTTGACCCGCCTGTGTCGCGCGGCCTCCTGCACGGTCAGTTCGCGGCGCCGAATACCCTCACGACCGGCAGCGCAGATCCTGCGTTCCCGGGCAGAAGCGAAGCGCGTTCGAGAGCGAGAACAGCACGGTCGCGCCACGGTCCCAGCGCAGCGGGGAGCTATAGGTCAGCGGCCTGGCAACGGCGATCCCGAGCTGCAGATCGTCGCTGACGAACAGCCTGACACCGACCCCGACCGAGGCCAGGCCCTGCACCAGATCCTTCGGCTGGCTGTAGCTTCGCGTGACGCCGCCCTCGGTGAAGCCATAGAGCTGGTACCCCTTCGCAAAGCCGAGGTTCAGCGGCTGGTCGAAACGCAGTTCGGCCGAGCCCGCGACGGCATTGTCGCCCGCCAGCCAACCACCCTCAAAACCGCGACCGAAAGACAGGCCGCCGAGATAATATTGCTGGGAGGACAAGAGCGGCCCGGACGCGACCTGCCCCGCGGCCGAAAACTTCAGCGACCAGTTCTCGACAAGGCTCTGGTAATGCGTGAACGAGGCGTTGAGCAGCGAGAAGCGGCTCGACGCACCGGAGCGCGAGAGCCAGTCCGTACTGTCCGCTTTCGCGTCGACGAGGCCGAGGCCATGCCGGTAGGTCGCGGAGAGATAGCTCCAGCTACCCTCGGTCGCATGCAGCTTGTAGTCGGCCGAGAGGCTGGCGAGGCCGATGCGGTCGCTGTAAAGGCGGCCATAGCTGTTCTGTTCGCTGACATCGCTCAGGCCAAGCGAGCCGGACAGCCAGAGCGTATGGATCTGGCTCAGCACGGGCGCAAAGGCGATGCGGGCCTCATAGGTCTCGGCCTGGGAGACCGTGCGCAGCCAGCGCCGCTCGTCGCCCGGCCAGACCTCGCTGCGGGAGGCCGAGATTCCGATACGCAGGCTCTCGACACCGAGCGGCAGATCATAGCTCGCACGGCCATAGCGCAATTCGCGCGAAGCCCCTGGCGCAAAGGAGCCGGATACGGCGAGGCTGTCGCCCGGCATGACGAGCGAATTCAGAGCGGCGCTGGCCGAGGACTGCCAGGGCCCCACGGCGGCAGAGCCCATATTGTCGACGCCGACCGCGGTATAGACGCGCCAGGACTGGACGGAGACGGTCAGGCGGAAGCGGCCGCTTGCGGGTGTGATCTCGTCGAGTGCCGTATCGGTGACCCGCAGCCCGGGTCGGTCATTGGCCAGCAGGAGCTGGCGTTCGAGCGTGGCCAGCCGCGCCGGACGCTCGGCTGCGATCGGCGAAAGCAGCGGCTTCACCCCGAAAGCCTCGGCCTGCTCGCCCTTGACGACGATCTCCTCGACCGCGCCCTCGATGATCTGGATGCGCAATCGTCCGCGCTTGAGATCCTGCGGCGGCACGATCGCGCGGCTGAGATGGAAACCTGCCTTGCGATAGATCTCGCTGATTGCTGCAGCGATAGTGACGATATCGGACTGGGATATCTCGCGCCCGAGATGACCGGCATAGGCCGTGGCCAGCTCTCCGGCGGAAAGCGCTGACATTCCGTCGAGGTCGACAGCCTGAAGTCGGAACAGCCGCCTGGTGTCGGCACTTGGTTGCTGGTTCACGGCAGCGACGGAGGGCAGCGGCGGCAGCGGTTTCAGGCGCTGCTCGGCCTCACGGCGCTGCGCTTGCGTCTGTGCCGCAGCCTCGACGGGCTGAAGCGGCCTTGCCGGCGACTGCGCCCCGGCCGATCCCGGCGCGAGCGCCTGAATCAGAGAGATGATCGCAGCGGCAAAGACGGTTCCTGACGAACGGATTTTCACTTTGTGTCGTTCGGCTCGACGCCGCATGCCCTGTCGCCTGTCCGAATTCGAGCCAGCCCTCCGGCCTCTCCCGACCGTAAAAAAACATGGTTAATGAAACGCTCCAGATTTGAGGATTTACAGGCTGGGGCGCTAAGCCTCTTTTCACGCCTGTCTTTTATGCTCCTGGGTCAGCGGTTTGCGCCTGCGCAAAGTCCGCCTGCGACTCAAGGATTGAGAACCATGCTTCGAAAAGCGGCACGATTTGCCACCGGCCTCGCCTTGGCTGTCATCGTCGCGATCGGAGCCGTCCCAGCGGCACAGGCTGAGGACAATCTTTGGCGGATCGCCAAAGTCTCAGGCGAGGCTTGGGTCTCCGGCGGCGGCATCCAGCAGGCTTCTGCAGCGCAGCAGGCGGAATTACGGCCAGGCGATTCGATCCGGACCGGGCGCAATGGACGCGTGCTGCTCGTTCGCGGCGCAGAAAGCATCCTGATCTCGGCCAATTCGGCGATCAGCCTTCCGGAAGCCGGGCGCCCCGGCATGTCGACGGTGATCCAGCAGGCGGGTTCGATCCTGCTCGACGTTGAAAAGCGCAATGTCCAGCATTTCGAGGTCGAGACCCCTTATCTGGCGGCGGTGGTGAAGGGCACGCGCTTCAGCGTCTCGCTCCAGAGCGGGCAGGCCAAGGTCGACGTTGTGCGCGGCCAGGTCCAGGTCTCGGATTTCCGTTCCGGGCAGTTCGCGCTCGTCCTGCCGGGCCAGAGCGCGCGGGCTTCCTTCGGCCAGGTTCCCGGACTGCAGCTCTCGGGCCAGGGCACGCTCGCACGTGTCGAGCAGGGCACACCGCAGGCGGCGCGTGTTGCTCCCCTTGCGGTTCCAGGCGGAGGCCTCCGACCCGCTCCCGGCGCCACGCCGCTGCTGCGCGGCACTGCGCCCGTGCTCAACGAGGTTTCCGACCGGCGCCGGCCCGCTCCGTCAGCTATCGCGCGGGGATCGAACGGCGCACTGCGCATTTCCGCACCGCTGGGCGACGTCAAGCTCGACATCCACAAGGTCACGCGCGGCATGGCACGCAGCGAGGCGCAGGCGAACGGCCAGGCCCCTAGCCGCGCAACGGTGTGGAACACCGGCGAGCTCAACCCAGGCAATGGCGGCAACAAGAACAATCTGGGCAATAGCGGCAGCGCGGTCGGAGGGAGGGGAGCAGCCGGCGCCGGCGCGGCGAGCACGGCTTCCGGAACGGCGGGCACGGGTTCTGCGAGTGCAAACGCCGTAAATGGCCAAGGCATCGCGCAATCGGCTGGGAACCGAAGCAATAGCAGCCTGGCCGGCAGCGCGAGCGGCGGCAATTCCTCGAGCAGCAATGCCGGCGGAAACGGCAATGGGAACTCCTCCGGCAGCAACGCCGGAGGGAGCGGCAAATCCACCAGCAGCAACGCTGGCGGAAACGGAAACGGCAATGCCTTTGGGCTCGCCAAAAACGGCAATGGCAACGGCAATGGCAATGGCAACAGCAAGAAGGACTGACCGCCGGATTGCAGACGGAGCGGTGCCCCGCCCGTGAAGCGCCTGCGCCCCCACCTGCTCGTCGGATTGCTGCTGTCGCTCCTGATCCTGTCGGGGCTGCATCCGTGGATGCGCGAAACCTTGCTCGATGCGCGCTTCAGGCTGCTGACACGGCAGGCCACCGGCGACATTGTCCTGGTCGAGATCGATCCGCGCTCGATCCAGGCGCTGGGACGCTGGCCCTGGCTGCGCAGCGTCCACGCCGAGCTGGTGCAGCGGCTCGAACGCGCCGGCGCGACCGATATCGTGTTCGACGTCGATTTCAGCACGCCATCCAGCCCCGATCAGGACGCAGCCTTCGCCGCAGCCCTGCAGGCAGCCGGTGGCTCGGTGGTCCTGCCGGCCTTCCGCCAGCGCGTCGCCGATCGCGGCGACGGTCACACGCTTCACGTCAACCGCCCGATCCCGCTCTTCGCGCAGCAGGCCTGGCTCGCCCTCGTCAATGTCTTGCCCGAGCGCGACGGCGTCATTCGCCAATACAGCCACAGCGCCGTGATCGAAGGCGAGTTCATTGCCTCCGTCGGCGCCATGCTCGCCGGCAGGCACGACCAGAACGCCCCGCCCTTCCGCATCGATTTCGGCATCCAGCCGGCCTCCGTGCCGAGCCTTTCGGCCATCGACATCCTGCGCGAGACGCCAGCGGCGCTTGCCGCGCTGCATGGCAAGAAAGCCATCATCGCCGGCACCGCCGCCGAACTGGGCGACCGCTTCACGGTGCCCAATGGCCGCATCATCCCAGGCTCGCTGGTGCAGGCGCTCGCCGCCGAGTCGATCATCCAGGGGCGGACACTCACTACGACCTCGCCTGCGGTCTCGCTGGGCGGCCTCGCCGCGCTGATCGTCGCGATGGCCGCCATCTGGAGCCGGGTCCGAGCGGGACGGCGGATCCTCGTGCTGGGTCTGCTCGCATTGGCGATCGAAGGCGCGGCGGTCTGTGTCCAGGCCTTCCACCCGATCGCCTTCGACAGTTCGCTCCTGCTGGCCGGCGTCGCTGCCTACGCACTCGTCACCGCCATCGATGAGATCGATCTGCGCGGCCTCCTCAGGCTCGCCGCCGAACGGCGCTTCGAGCGCATCGCCATGTGCCTGAGCGACGGGCTGGTCTGTGTCGATCAAACCGGCCGGATCACGCTCTGGAACCCCGGCGCGAGCGCGATCTTCGGCCACCCCGAACAGGCGGCCATCGGCCAGCCCTTCGAATTCCTGCTGGCTCAGGGCGATGGCAGCGTGAGCGAGGCACCGTTCAGGCTGACTGCGGTGCCGCTGGCCCGGCTGCTGCAGCGCGGAGGGACGGTCGTCGAACTCATGGGCTTGCGCCGCTCGGGCGAGCCCTTCGATCTGGAATGCAGCCTGTCCTGCTGGGATACCGCCGCCGGCGTGCAATATGGCGTGGTGCTGCGCGATATCTCGCTGCGCAAGCGCCAGCAGGAGCATATCCGCTATCTCGCCGAATGCGACACCGTGACCGGCCTGCCCAACCGCAACAGCCTGATGGCGCATCTCGAAGATGCTATCTCGCGAAAGGAGCCGGGCACCGCCACGCTGCTGCTCGTCGGCGTGAACCGCTTCCAGCAGATCAATAATCTCTACGGCCATTCCTTCGGCGACGCACTGGTCGTCGCCCTTGTCGAGCGCCTGCGGGTCGTTGCCGCGCAGGCGAGCCTGATCGCTCGTCTGGGCAGCGACGAATTCGCGATCCTGTTCACAGGCGAGGCAGGTGAGGCCGCGGCACTGGGCGAGCGTATCGTCGCCGATTTCCAGTATCGGCCCGTCACGGTCGGAGACCGTCCGCATCGCATCGCGGTCGCGATCGGACTGGCTTCGACCAGTACTGCGCAGCATGCCGAGATGCTGATCGGCAACGCTCATTTCGCGCTGGCCAGCGCCAAGGCCCAAACGAGCGCGGCTCCGGTTCCGTTCGATCCCCTGATGCGCGGCGCTATCGAACGGCGCGAGGCACTGGAGGCCGAGCTGCGCACGGCGCTGGCCGATAACGAGTTCGAGTTGTTCTATCAGCCGCAGATCGAGCTGCGCACCGGGACTGTCGTCGGCGCGGAAGCGCTGATCCGCTGGCGCCATAGCGAACGTGGCTATGTCTCGCCCGCCGAGTTCATGCCGGTGGTGAACACCACCTCGCTGTCGGAGGATGTCGCCGCCTGGGTTCTCGAAACCGCCTGCCGGCGGGCAGCCGATTGGCAGCGCCGTGGCTACGCCATACGCATCGGCGTGAACCTGGCACAGTCCCAGTTCGCGACCGGCGATCTGGCCGCAGAGGTCGAAAGACGGCTCGCTGAGAATGGCTTGCGCCCCGAGCTGCTCGAACTCGAGGTGACGGAGGACATCATCCTCGACGATGGGGCCAAGACGTTGCGCGTGCTCGCGGCGCTGCGGGCACTCGGCGTCAAGATCGCGTTCGACGATTTCGGCACCGGCTATGGCAGCTTGACCTATCTGAAAAGCTTTCCGCTCGACAAGATCAAGATCGACCAGTCCTTCGTGAAACGGCTGGAGCCCGGCTCACAGGATGCAGCCATCGTTGCCGCGACGATCGATCTCGGCCAGGCGCTTGGTCTTTCGGTCATCGCGGAGGGCATCGAGACGCAAGCGACCGCCAGCCTGCTGCGCGAGATGGGCTGCGACGAGGGGCAAGGCTATCTGATCAGCAAGCCGATCCCGGCCCAGGAATTCGCGATGAAGTTCCTGCGCAAGGAGGCGCGGCTCGTGGCATAGCTGGCGCCACTGGATGGCGTAAGCCTTGAGCC
Coding sequences:
- a CDS encoding ShlB/FhaC/HecB family hemolysin secretion/activation protein; the protein is MKIRSSGTVFAAAIISLIQALAPGSAGAQSPARPLQPVEAAAQTQAQRREAEQRLKPLPPLPSVAAVNQQPSADTRRLFRLQAVDLDGMSALSAGELATAYAGHLGREISQSDIVTIAAAISEIYRKAGFHLSRAIVPPQDLKRGRLRIQIIEGAVEEIVVKGEQAEAFGVKPLLSPIAAERPARLATLERQLLLANDRPGLRVTDTALDEITPASGRFRLTVSVQSWRVYTAVGVDNMGSAAVGPWQSSASAALNSLVMPGDSLAVSGSFAPGASRELRYGRASYDLPLGVESLRIGISASRSEVWPGDERRWLRTVSQAETYEARIAFAPVLSQIHTLWLSGSLGLSDVSEQNSYGRLYSDRIGLASLSADYKLHATEGSWSYLSATYRHGLGLVDAKADSTDWLSRSGASSRFSLLNASFTHYQSLVENWSLKFSAAGQVASGPLLSSQQYYLGGLSFGRGFEGGWLAGDNAVAGSAELRFDQPLNLGFAKGYQLYGFTEGGVTRSYSQPKDLVQGLASVGVGVRLFVSDDLQLGIAVARPLTYSSPLRWDRGATVLFSLSNALRFCPGTQDLRCRS
- a CDS encoding acetyl/propionyl/methylcrotonyl-CoA carboxylase subunit alpha; the protein is MSIAAKLPSILIANRGEIACRVIRTARRLGLRTIAVYSDADAEALFVEMADEAWHIGPSPARESYLDAEKILAVAKQANAACIHPGYGFLSENADFAEACAKAGIVFVGPPASAIRAMGLKDAAKALVEKANVPVVPGYHGVEQGADFLRAEARRIGYPVLIKAVAGGGGKGMKKVDRPEDFDDALASAQREGKSAFGDARVLVEKYVLSPRHVEIQVFGDSHGNVVHLYERDCSLQRRHQKVIEEAPAPGMSDEVRAAMGKAATEAAKAVGYVGAGTVEFIADGREGLRADRFYFMEMNTRLQVEHPVTEAITGLDLVELQLKVAAGEPLGFSQADVTATGHAVEARLYAEDPEKGFLPSTGKLWALRFPEGESIRIDTGVEAGDTVTPFYDPMIAKVIAHGATRDEALDRLGAALGETIVAGPRTNLAFLKALTEAQGFREGSFDTGFIERNIAALGAEPQPLDAAAVAAAALQLEEERQADGLLAAAGRSDGEARSPWLVADGFSLMPQPALGLALLVDGERIEARIDWHEEGARVSLPGHEIGEGEHEITLAMAERGSYLALHRGRQTAVALFDPFSVDLDAAAGAGGIIKAPMHGKLIALFVTAGEAVVKGQRLAIVEAMKMEHVLVAPRDGTVTEVAGEAGAQVAEGAKVVVLGE
- a CDS encoding SDR family oxidoreductase, which encodes MSGHNKVAIITGAGSGVGRAVALAFLKDGYRTVLAGRRADALAETIKLSGVPAEQALAVPTDVTDQASVQNLFAKTKAAFGRLDVLFNNAGVNAPGGILLEDLSLEQWQAVVDTNLTGPFLCTQEAFKLMKAQEPKGGRIINNGSISAYAPRPNSIAYTATKHAITGLTKTSSLDGRKYDIAVGQVDIGNALTEMAQRMTQGVPQADGSIKIEQVMDVNHVATSVLHMASLPIEANVQFMTVMASKMPFVGRG
- a CDS encoding FecR family protein, whose amino-acid sequence is MSFGSTPHALSPVRIRASPPASPDRKKTWLMKRSRFEDLQAGALSLFSRLSFMLLGQRFAPAQSPPATQGLRTMLRKAARFATGLALAVIVAIGAVPAAQAEDNLWRIAKVSGEAWVSGGGIQQASAAQQAELRPGDSIRTGRNGRVLLVRGAESILISANSAISLPEAGRPGMSTVIQQAGSILLDVEKRNVQHFEVETPYLAAVVKGTRFSVSLQSGQAKVDVVRGQVQVSDFRSGQFALVLPGQSARASFGQVPGLQLSGQGTLARVEQGTPQAARVAPLAVPGGGLRPAPGATPLLRGTAPVLNEVSDRRRPAPSAIARGSNGALRISAPLGDVKLDIHKVTRGMARSEAQANGQAPSRATVWNTGELNPGNGGNKNNLGNSGSAVGGRGAAGAGAASTASGTAGTGSASANAVNGQGIAQSAGNRSNSSLAGSASGGNSSSSNAGGNGNGNSSGSNAGGSGKSTSSNAGGNGNGNAFGLAKNGNGNGNGNGNSKKD
- a CDS encoding cation transporter, translating into MDGRDKPDHDEEGVAGAVSTAIARAYTRTIWGIALGILVFAAGVVAWALAAGNAQLFKDGVDWVYDVALYGIAALVFGRDGRAEKLAALTIGAVMAVAGFHTLYDLWDKIARPRPIDLWALEFSAASAVIVAVVIVGLLWRFRRQDNPVIKATWLSSRNDVISTTGFALMGLFARLAPVRWPEYLFDLFVAGLCFQATWAIWRSVRRLEAAKPDLQNKAATGAISRL
- a CDS encoding EAL domain-containing protein; its protein translation is MKRLRPHLLVGLLLSLLILSGLHPWMRETLLDARFRLLTRQATGDIVLVEIDPRSIQALGRWPWLRSVHAELVQRLERAGATDIVFDVDFSTPSSPDQDAAFAAALQAAGGSVVLPAFRQRVADRGDGHTLHVNRPIPLFAQQAWLALVNVLPERDGVIRQYSHSAVIEGEFIASVGAMLAGRHDQNAPPFRIDFGIQPASVPSLSAIDILRETPAALAALHGKKAIIAGTAAELGDRFTVPNGRIIPGSLVQALAAESIIQGRTLTTTSPAVSLGGLAALIVAMAAIWSRVRAGRRILVLGLLALAIEGAAVCVQAFHPIAFDSSLLLAGVAAYALVTAIDEIDLRGLLRLAAERRFERIAMCLSDGLVCVDQTGRITLWNPGASAIFGHPEQAAIGQPFEFLLAQGDGSVSEAPFRLTAVPLARLLQRGGTVVELMGLRRSGEPFDLECSLSCWDTAAGVQYGVVLRDISLRKRQQEHIRYLAECDTVTGLPNRNSLMAHLEDAISRKEPGTATLLLVGVNRFQQINNLYGHSFGDALVVALVERLRVVAAQASLIARLGSDEFAILFTGEAGEAAALGERIVADFQYRPVTVGDRPHRIAVAIGLASTSTAQHAEMLIGNAHFALASAKAQTSAAPVPFDPLMRGAIERREALEAELRTALADNEFELFYQPQIELRTGTVVGAEALIRWRHSERGYVSPAEFMPVVNTTSLSEDVAAWVLETACRRAADWQRRGYAIRIGVNLAQSQFATGDLAAEVERRLAENGLRPELLELEVTEDIILDDGAKTLRVLAALRALGVKIAFDDFGTGYGSLTYLKSFPLDKIKIDQSFVKRLEPGSQDAAIVAATIDLGQALGLSVIAEGIETQATASLLREMGCDEGQGYLISKPIPAQEFAMKFLRKEARLVA